Proteins encoded by one window of Cylindrospermum stagnale PCC 7417:
- a CDS encoding photosystem I reaction center protein subunit XI, producing the protein MAQSVNASKNLPSDPRNREAAFPAGRDPQKGDLETPINSSPLIKWFINNLPAYRPGLNPGRRGLEVGMAHGYLLFGPFSKLGPLREASNANLAGLLASIGLVVILTACLSLYANSNPPKALPSVTVPNPPTDAFNSKESWNNFASAFLIGGIGGAVVAYFVTSNLGLIQGLLG; encoded by the coding sequence ATGGCGCAATCAGTAAATGCATCCAAGAATCTCCCTAGCGATCCGAGAAATAGAGAGGCTGCTTTTCCCGCAGGACGCGATCCCCAGAAAGGTGACCTGGAAACCCCAATTAATTCTTCTCCCTTAATCAAGTGGTTCATTAATAACTTACCCGCTTATCGCCCAGGTCTTAATCCTGGTAGACGTGGGCTAGAAGTTGGTATGGCTCATGGTTACTTGCTATTTGGGCCCTTCTCCAAGTTGGGACCTCTACGGGAGGCATCTAATGCTAACTTAGCTGGGTTACTGGCAAGCATAGGCTTGGTTGTGATTCTCACCGCCTGTCTATCCCTATATGCCAACAGCAATCCTCCCAAAGCACTTCCCAGTGTTACTGTGCCTAACCCGCCAACTGATGCTTTTAACTCCAAAGAAAGCTGGAATAACTTTGCCAGTGCTTTCTTGATTGGTGGCATTGGTGGTGCAGTAGTCGCTTACTTTGTGACTAGTAATTTGGGACTGATTCAAGGTCTATTGGGTTAA
- a CDS encoding RNA-dependent DNA polymerase, giving the protein MVRHITSNSDSELWKSLPWKKLRKNLFRLQCRLWKAVRVGDRKRANSLQKLILKSRSARLLAIRQVTQLNLGKKTAGVDGKASLTYKERFKLDSLLKEQVKTWTHSKLREIPIPKKDGTKRILKVPTIADRAWQCIIKYTIEPAHEAIFHERSYGFRPGRSTHDAQKYLFDNLRSQSHGKDKIILEMDIEKCFDRISHNHLMSQVIAPSCVKLGLWKCLKVGVNPEFPEQGTPQGGVCSPVLANIALHGIEAIHKSVRYADDMVYIFKKGDNQAKVFDGIIEFLRVRGLNIKTAKTRFVSATNGFNFLGWQFKVQKNGKFRCTPSEDNYLAFRKKVKAIVNNSNYGAVVKAEKLASIIRGWRNYHRYCKMDGSRFSLWFTRLRTWNVFNKEPKLNRHQTDALIDKAFPAVSYSENKHIMVKGDASPFNGDIVYWSKRESKHYDGITAKVLIKQDHKCGCCGLRFIDGENIHLHHIDGNHNNWKPKNMMAVHQSCHQYIHMSKKDT; this is encoded by the coding sequence ATGGTTAGACACATTACTAGTAATAGTGATAGTGAACTTTGGAAGAGTTTACCGTGGAAGAAACTCCGCAAAAACCTCTTTCGCCTCCAATGTCGTTTGTGGAAAGCGGTTCGAGTTGGTGATAGGAAACGAGCCAACAGTCTTCAAAAGCTGATACTGAAGTCCCGAAGTGCAAGATTACTAGCAATTCGTCAAGTGACTCAGCTTAATCTTGGCAAGAAAACTGCCGGGGTCGATGGTAAAGCATCTCTAACCTATAAGGAACGGTTTAAACTCGATAGCCTACTAAAAGAACAGGTCAAAACCTGGACTCACAGTAAGCTAAGAGAGATACCTATTCCTAAAAAGGACGGAACCAAAAGAATACTTAAGGTTCCCACCATCGCGGATAGAGCATGGCAATGTATTATCAAATACACCATTGAACCTGCACACGAAGCAATTTTCCATGAACGTTCCTACGGGTTCCGTCCTGGTCGCTCGACCCATGATGCTCAGAAATATCTATTTGATAATTTGAGGTCACAGTCTCACGGTAAGGACAAAATAATCCTAGAAATGGATATTGAAAAATGTTTCGACCGCATCAGCCACAATCACCTCATGTCCCAAGTAATAGCACCATCTTGTGTAAAATTGGGACTATGGAAATGCCTGAAAGTAGGGGTTAATCCTGAATTCCCTGAACAAGGTACACCTCAAGGTGGCGTGTGCAGCCCAGTGCTTGCCAACATTGCCCTACATGGAATAGAAGCCATACATAAATCTGTGAGATACGCAGATGACATGGTTTATATTTTTAAGAAAGGCGACAACCAAGCAAAAGTCTTTGATGGAATTATAGAATTCTTGCGTGTTAGGGGTCTAAATATTAAGACAGCGAAGACCCGATTTGTCTCCGCGACTAACGGATTTAATTTTCTAGGTTGGCAATTTAAAGTCCAAAAAAACGGAAAGTTTAGATGTACCCCCTCAGAGGATAACTATTTAGCGTTTCGTAAGAAAGTTAAAGCCATAGTCAACAACTCGAATTATGGTGCTGTAGTTAAAGCTGAAAAACTTGCATCCATAATTAGGGGATGGAGAAACTACCACCGTTACTGTAAGATGGATGGTTCAAGATTCTCATTGTGGTTTACCCGTTTGAGAACATGGAATGTCTTTAATAAAGAACCCAAACTTAACCGCCATCAAACGGATGCTTTAATAGATAAAGCATTCCCAGCAGTTTCATATTCAGAAAACAAACACATCATGGTTAAGGGGGATGCTTCCCCATTTAATGGTGATATTGTTTACTGGAGTAAAAGAGAATCCAAACACTACGACGGGATAACAGCCAAAGTTTTAATCAAGCAAGACCATAAGTGTGGGTGTTGCGGTCTTCGGTTCATAGACGGTGAAAATATACACCTCCATCACATTGATGGCAACCACAATAACTGGAAACCCAAAAATATGATGGCAGTGCATCAATCCTGTCACCAATATATTCACATGAGCAAAAAGGATACTTAA